A stretch of Mucilaginibacter terrae DNA encodes these proteins:
- a CDS encoding citrate synthase, whose protein sequence is MSETAQLKIGDKTYELPVIEGTENEKALDISKLRDLTGYITLDIGYKNTGATKSAITFLDGEQGILKYRGYPIEQLAEKSSFIEVAYLLIYGQLPTTEQLNSFQSEINRHTLVHEDMKKFFDGFPSKSHPMGQLSSLIGALAAFNPESLEPGLSPEIVDLEIHKLIAKMSTIVSWIYKKSLGHPVNYPKNKFDYVTNFMYMTFSHPTEEYEVNPVVISAMNKLLILHADHEQNCSTSTVRIVGSSDANLYASISAGISALWGPLHGGANQAVIEMLEKIKADGGDTDKWINKAKDKNDPFRLMGFGHRVYKNFDPRAKIIKKACDDILENLGVNDEVLDIAKRLEEVALKDPYFVERKLYPNVDFYSGIIYRALGFPTDMFTVLFALGRLPGWIAQWKEMKENKEPIGRPRQIYTGATDRNYTDIQGR, encoded by the coding sequence ATGTCGGAGACAGCACAACTAAAAATTGGAGATAAAACCTACGAATTGCCTGTAATTGAGGGCACCGAGAACGAAAAAGCTCTTGATATTTCGAAACTTCGCGACCTAACCGGTTATATAACTTTAGATATTGGTTACAAAAATACCGGTGCAACTAAAAGTGCCATCACTTTTTTAGATGGTGAGCAAGGTATATTGAAATATCGTGGTTACCCAATTGAACAGCTGGCCGAAAAATCGAGCTTTATTGAAGTTGCTTACCTGCTTATTTATGGTCAATTGCCTACAACCGAGCAGTTAAACAGTTTCCAGAGCGAAATTAACCGCCACACACTGGTGCATGAGGATATGAAGAAGTTTTTCGACGGCTTCCCTTCAAAATCGCACCCAATGGGTCAGTTGTCATCCTTAATTGGTGCTTTGGCTGCTTTTAACCCCGAAAGTTTAGAGCCCGGCCTCAGCCCTGAAATTGTTGATTTAGAGATACACAAGCTCATCGCTAAAATGAGCACCATCGTATCGTGGATATACAAAAAATCGTTAGGTCACCCGGTTAACTACCCTAAAAACAAGTTCGACTATGTGACTAACTTTATGTACATGACTTTTAGCCACCCTACCGAAGAGTACGAAGTTAACCCGGTTGTGATAAGCGCTATGAACAAGCTGCTTATTTTACATGCCGATCATGAGCAAAACTGCTCAACTTCAACCGTACGTATCGTAGGTTCATCTGATGCTAACCTTTATGCATCAATTTCTGCCGGTATTTCGGCCCTTTGGGGTCCGCTGCATGGCGGTGCCAACCAGGCCGTTATTGAGATGCTGGAGAAAATTAAGGCAGATGGTGGCGATACCGATAAATGGATCAACAAAGCAAAAGATAAAAACGATCCTTTCCGTTTGATGGGCTTTGGTCACCGCGTGTACAAAAACTTCGACCCACGTGCCAAGATCATTAAAAAAGCATGCGACGATATTTTAGAGAACTTGGGTGTAAACGACGAGGTTTTGGATATTGCCAAACGCCTGGAAGAAGTTGCCCTTAAAGACCCATACTTTGTTGAGCGTAAATTGTATCCTAACGTTGATTTTTACTCGGGTATCATCTACCGTGCATTAGGCTTCCCTACCGATATGTTTACCGTATTGTTTGCTTTAGGCCGCCTGCCGGGATGGATTGCCCAGTGGAAAGAAATGAAAGAAAATAAAGAGCCTATCGGTCGCCCACGCCAGATTTATACCGGCGCAACAGATCGTAATTATACCGATATTCAAGGCCGCTAA
- a CDS encoding DUF3347 domain-containing protein, with translation MKKYFLASALALTVLWSACDQSKKAETTGEETKTEADANVASNDTAKVYHAYLAVKDALVETDGKAAQKAANELTTALAPIKGCDEAEGLSKKIAGTDDVKLQRINFLQLSQDVIPLVKGLKTKNAPIYVAYCPMANEGNGGYWLSAQKEIKNPYYGNQMMDCGEVKEEIK, from the coding sequence ATGAAAAAATATTTTTTAGCAAGTGCCCTTGCTCTTACCGTACTATGGAGTGCCTGCGATCAATCAAAAAAAGCTGAAACCACCGGCGAAGAAACTAAAACCGAAGCTGACGCCAATGTTGCCAGCAACGATACCGCCAAAGTTTACCATGCCTACTTAGCCGTTAAAGATGCCCTGGTAGAAACCGATGGCAAAGCTGCACAAAAAGCCGCCAATGAACTTACCACAGCTTTAGCCCCTATTAAAGGCTGCGACGAAGCCGAAGGCCTCTCGAAAAAAATTGCCGGTACCGATGATGTAAAATTACAGCGCATCAATTTCTTACAACTTAGCCAGGATGTTATTCCTTTGGTAAAGGGGCTTAAAACCAAAAATGCACCTATATATGTAGCCTACTGCCCTATGGCTAACGAGGGTAACGGCGGCTACTGGCTATCAGCTCAAAAAGAAATTAAGAACCCCTACTACGGCAACCAGATGATGGACTGTGGCGAGGTGAAAGAGGAAATTAAATAA
- a CDS encoding dicarboxylate/amino acid:cation symporter, which yields MNNFYKNYKGIIWLLTGIICGSIAGLVLGKKVEVLKPIGDIFLNLLFTAVIPLVFFAISSAIAGLEAGKKLGKVMGVMCAVFLGTVLVSACLTMVAVWLFPIHEQLTSAPLTEEMSKQPVSEQITQLFTTGEFYQLLSRRSMLAMIIFSVIIGFAALRSGKKGAAFTRFLLGGNEVFKQVFIIIMKLGPLGLGAYFAYQVGVFGPQLFGAYARSLGLYYGVGAFYYVFGFSAYALIAGGVKGFKKFWPNNIIPSATAVGTCSSIATIPANMDAAKKIGIPTVIANVTIPLGATLHKDGSSISSIIKMAVVFALFGKSFNSADVIILALGMTVLVSLVEGGIPNGGYVGELLFIAAYGFPPEALPPAMIIGTLVDPMATLLNATGDNVAAMMIARFTEGKDWMEAGTQEKIAS from the coding sequence ATGAACAATTTCTACAAAAACTATAAAGGCATCATCTGGCTGTTAACGGGCATTATATGCGGGAGCATTGCGGGCCTTGTGCTGGGCAAAAAAGTAGAGGTGCTTAAACCCATCGGCGATATATTTTTGAACCTGCTTTTTACGGCGGTAATACCCTTGGTTTTTTTTGCCATATCATCGGCCATAGCAGGGTTGGAAGCGGGTAAAAAGCTGGGTAAGGTAATGGGGGTGATGTGTGCCGTGTTTTTAGGCACGGTGCTGGTATCGGCCTGTTTAACTATGGTGGCGGTATGGTTGTTCCCCATTCATGAGCAGCTTACCAGCGCGCCCTTAACCGAAGAAATGAGTAAGCAGCCCGTGTCTGAACAAATTACCCAACTATTTACCACGGGCGAGTTTTACCAGCTGCTATCGCGCAGAAGCATGCTGGCCATGATCATATTTTCGGTAATTATTGGCTTTGCGGCTTTGCGCAGCGGCAAAAAGGGCGCCGCCTTTACCCGGTTTTTACTGGGTGGAAACGAGGTGTTCAAACAAGTATTTATTATTATCATGAAGCTTGGTCCGTTGGGGTTGGGGGCTTACTTTGCTTACCAGGTGGGTGTTTTCGGGCCGCAGTTGTTTGGCGCTTATGCACGCTCATTAGGCTTATACTATGGGGTTGGGGCATTTTATTACGTATTTGGTTTTAGTGCCTATGCCTTGATAGCAGGAGGGGTAAAAGGGTTTAAAAAGTTTTGGCCTAATAATATTATTCCTTCGGCTACGGCGGTGGGTACATGCAGCAGTATTGCTACTATTCCGGCTAATATGGATGCAGCCAAAAAAATTGGCATCCCAACAGTAATAGCCAACGTAACTATCCCATTAGGAGCTACGCTGCATAAGGATGGTTCGAGCATATCATCCATCATTAAAATGGCCGTGGTATTTGCCCTGTTTGGCAAAAGCTTTAACAGTGCCGATGTAATTATATTGGCCCTGGGCATGACGGTTTTGGTAAGCCTGGTTGAAGGCGGCATACCTAACGGCGGTTATGTGGGCGAGCTCTTGTTTATTGCGGCCTACGGTTTCCCGCCCGAAGCCTTGCCTCCGGCCATGATCATAGGTACCCTGGTTGACCCTATGGCCACGCTGCTTAACGCCACGGGCGATAATGTTGCGGCCATGATGATAGCCCGTTTTACCGAAGGGAAGGATTGGATGGAAGCCGGGACACAAGAAAAAATAGCTTCTTAA
- a CDS encoding lmo0937 family membrane protein yields the protein MRGLLYIIAVILVIGWLLGAFVYNVGGLIHILIVIAIIAFLLGIIRRA from the coding sequence ATGAGAGGCTTATTGTACATCATTGCCGTTATCCTGGTGATAGGATGGTTATTAGGAGCGTTTGTTTATAACGTTGGTGGCTTGATCCACATTTTAATTGTAATTGCTATTATTGCTTTCCTGTTAGGCATCATTCGCAGGGCATAG
- a CDS encoding DUF2795 domain-containing protein, with amino-acid sequence MYWTLELASHLEDAPWPATKDELIDYAIRSGAPVEVIENLQALEDDGEPYENIEEIWPDYPTKDDFFFNEDEY; translated from the coding sequence ATGTACTGGACACTTGAACTGGCTTCACATCTGGAAGATGCACCATGGCCTGCCACCAAAGACGAGTTAATTGATTATGCTATCCGTTCGGGAGCGCCTGTTGAAGTGATAGAAAACCTGCAAGCCCTTGAAGATGATGGCGAGCCTTACGAAAACATTGAAGAAATTTGGCCCGATTATCCTACTAAAGATGATTTCTTCTTTAACGAAGATGAGTATTAA
- a CDS encoding cob(I)yrinic acid a,c-diamide adenosyltransferase codes for MKIYTKTGDKGFTGLIGGTRVPKHHIRIESYGTVDELNAYLGLIADQDIAPAHKQTIRQIQDKLFTVGASLAADPDKPHKPLPDLTDEDITLLENQMDSMDAELPQLKHFILPGGSNAVSFCHIARCVCRRAERMVVHLATESEVDEKVTIYLNRLSDYLFILARKIGAEQGITENKWLPKM; via the coding sequence ATGAAAATATATACTAAAACGGGCGATAAAGGTTTTACCGGATTGATTGGCGGTACCCGTGTACCCAAGCATCACATTCGTATTGAGAGTTATGGCACGGTAGACGAACTGAACGCTTACCTGGGCCTCATTGCCGACCAGGATATTGCCCCTGCTCATAAACAAACAATCAGGCAAATACAGGATAAGCTGTTTACCGTAGGTGCATCATTAGCGGCCGACCCTGATAAACCGCACAAACCCCTCCCCGATTTAACCGACGAGGATATTACCCTGCTCGAAAACCAGATGGACAGCATGGATGCAGAATTGCCCCAGCTCAAACATTTTATATTGCCCGGTGGTAGTAATGCTGTATCTTTTTGTCATATAGCGCGTTGCGTGTGCCGCCGTGCCGAACGTATGGTAGTGCATTTGGCCACCGAAAGCGAAGTTGACGAAAAAGTTACCATTTATTTGAACCGTTTAAGCGATTACCTTTTTATACTTGCGCGAAAAATTGGTGCCGAGCAAGGAATAACTGAAAACAAATGGTTGCCAAAAATGTAA
- a CDS encoding chitinase yields MMPVQPSRKTYAYTKTMAIAATALVLLGFSCSNANSSAQQNDKPKQAAKPVATTAGLITEKQFNDLFPQRNKFYTYQAFIKAINELAQIKIKVVRRATSVYQITRTDKATGKSTVVRQDADWNEDWAKKMHPDSSYIVDYGKFCTEKDAITNKKELAAFFANIAHETRGGADDTFTDGLMYIREKNTSSPYIAENDEYPPVAGKKYYGRGPVQLSYNGNYGYAGDCILGDHNILLKNPDLIETDPVLAFKTAIYFWMTPQTHKPSAHDVMIGVWQPKASDTAKGRAPGFGMTINIINGEVECNKGEASYSMKDRMKFYQYYLKKFSLTDTANCSCAQMQPYLYGVNE; encoded by the coding sequence ATGATGCCTGTACAGCCAAGCCGTAAAACTTATGCATATACCAAAACAATGGCCATAGCCGCAACCGCCCTCGTGCTGTTGGGTTTTAGCTGCAGTAATGCCAATAGTTCGGCACAGCAAAACGATAAACCTAAACAAGCCGCCAAGCCTGTGGCTACTACTGCCGGCCTCATTACCGAAAAGCAATTTAACGACTTATTTCCGCAGCGCAACAAGTTTTATACTTACCAGGCGTTTATTAAAGCCATTAATGAGCTGGCACAAATTAAAATAAAGGTTGTACGCCGAGCTACATCAGTTTACCAGATAACCCGCACTGATAAGGCCACCGGTAAAAGCACCGTTGTACGCCAGGATGCAGACTGGAACGAGGACTGGGCTAAAAAAATGCACCCCGACAGCAGCTACATAGTTGATTATGGCAAATTTTGCACCGAGAAAGATGCCATTACCAATAAAAAAGAACTGGCTGCCTTTTTTGCCAACATAGCTCACGAAACCCGTGGCGGGGCTGATGATACCTTTACCGACGGCCTGATGTATATACGCGAAAAAAATACCAGCTCGCCCTACATTGCCGAAAACGATGAATACCCACCGGTAGCCGGCAAAAAATACTACGGCCGCGGACCGGTACAACTCAGCTATAACGGCAACTACGGCTACGCCGGCGACTGTATACTGGGCGATCATAACATCCTCCTTAAAAACCCCGACCTGATCGAGACCGACCCTGTGCTGGCTTTTAAAACGGCCATCTACTTTTGGATGACCCCTCAAACGCACAAGCCATCGGCCCATGATGTAATGATCGGCGTGTGGCAGCCCAAAGCCAGCGATACCGCCAAAGGCCGCGCTCCCGGCTTTGGCATGACCATCAATATTATTAACGGCGAGGTAGAATGCAACAAAGGCGAGGCAAGCTACAGCATGAAAGACCGCATGAAGTTTTACCAGTACTATCTCAAAAAATTTAGCCTTACCGACACCGCAAACTGCTCCTGCGCCCAAATGCAGCCGTATTTGTACGGGGTGAATGAATAG
- a CDS encoding DMT family transporter — MKKAYLVLHLAVVLAGFTGVFGKLISLNEGLLVWYRILISIVILFGVLKLFKVNTAIVPKQKFDIAKIGLLITIHWMFFYGSIKYANVSIGVVCYCLTSFFTAIFSPLINRRKFNITELLLSMLTLIGISLIFHFDSSYQVGIALGVISSAFAALYTVYNERLVRHYESMLINYYQMIGGAIGLGILMPLYLHFFPVQTLVPSVHDIIYLLLLASFCTVLLYIMFAETLKRIPAFTVNLSFNLEPVYSIAMAFLIFKEGKELNFSFYIGLLFVMLSVLMQTIFSMKKRKVL, encoded by the coding sequence ATGAAAAAAGCATATTTGGTACTACACCTGGCGGTAGTGCTGGCCGGGTTTACAGGGGTATTTGGCAAACTCATTTCGCTTAATGAGGGGCTGCTGGTTTGGTACCGCATACTCATTTCTATCGTTATACTTTTCGGGGTTTTAAAGCTGTTTAAGGTTAATACAGCCATTGTACCCAAACAAAAATTTGATATTGCTAAAATAGGCCTGCTTATTACCATACACTGGATGTTTTTTTACGGCAGTATAAAATATGCCAACGTATCAATAGGGGTGGTTTGTTATTGCTTAACCAGTTTTTTTACAGCCATATTTAGTCCGCTTATTAACCGGCGTAAGTTTAACATAACCGAGTTATTGTTGAGTATGCTTACGCTAATCGGTATTTCGCTCATATTTCATTTTGATTCGTCGTACCAGGTTGGTATTGCCCTTGGGGTAATCTCATCGGCCTTTGCAGCGCTTTACACCGTTTATAACGAGCGCTTAGTAAGGCATTATGAAAGCATGCTCATTAATTATTACCAAATGATTGGCGGGGCTATAGGGCTTGGTATTTTGATGCCATTGTACCTGCATTTTTTCCCTGTGCAAACACTTGTGCCAAGTGTGCATGATATTATTTACCTGTTGCTGCTGGCGTCGTTTTGTACCGTTTTGCTATACATTATGTTTGCCGAAACATTGAAGCGCATACCCGCATTTACAGTAAACCTGAGTTTTAACCTTGAGCCGGTTTACTCCATAGCGATGGCTTTTTTAATTTTTAAAGAAGGCAAAGAGCTTAATTTTTCTTTTTACATCGGGCTGTTGTTTGTAATGCTGTCGGTGCTGATGCAAACCATATTCTCGATGAAGAAGCGAAAGGTTTTATGA
- a CDS encoding DUF4920 domain-containing protein — MKGLKLLVAALFISAASYAQQDEIKPAAPGVTYGKTITKDKAITLASLNKKLVKDTVYNGKISGEVTEVCKKKGCFMKLKQDNGKDIMVRFTDYAYFMPQNIVGKKVVIEGQAKVSETPVERLRHYAKDAGKSAEEIAKINKPKKDLTIMADGVLVME; from the coding sequence ATGAAAGGATTGAAATTACTGGTAGCCGCCCTGTTTATCAGCGCTGCTTCATACGCCCAGCAAGACGAAATTAAGCCCGCAGCGCCGGGTGTAACTTATGGTAAAACCATTACCAAAGACAAAGCTATTACCCTGGCATCGCTAAATAAAAAGCTGGTGAAAGACACCGTTTACAACGGTAAAATAAGCGGCGAGGTTACCGAGGTGTGCAAAAAGAAAGGCTGCTTTATGAAGCTGAAACAAGATAACGGCAAAGATATTATGGTACGCTTTACCGATTACGCTTACTTTATGCCGCAAAACATTGTAGGTAAAAAAGTAGTAATTGAAGGCCAGGCCAAAGTAAGCGAAACCCCGGTTGAGCGCCTGCGTCATTACGCTAAAGATGCCGGTAAAAGCGCCGAAGAGATTGCTAAAATAAACAAACCTAAAAAAGACCTTACCATTATGGCCGACGGCGTTTTGGTAATGGAATAG
- a CDS encoding tetratricopeptide repeat protein translates to MAAISSCGVGQKNADHDAYFKKAITYARHMPTDRVAQQAVPYVDSVYRNFKGRISTADLAQLYDFKSNHYLYIVGNYTRAMLYADSMLYILQPYSGEKNYNLAYATACLNKGNVLYSQKYYSSAYGWYYRGKSSLQMQEDSCSYNQYMSKVSASLGQVCYDQGKYKQSVRFWLEALNKMSCEKEYDAFYLTQGWYDNIGLAYRNLHRPDEAIRYFEKAITLLKAGELKYTDKKSFIQMALGLVYGNEADAYQQKAMYREAERGYQQSININSQKHYIAGDARLSRLKLAAMYIKLLRFKDARAQLDTVKPILDKTYRHEMMLWLHTNAEYYKNAPDGNASTAYNYLNSYVALNDSLQADQRILIGADVKGEFTRLQQEHALKTESKNTRLNNLLMYSTMLVLVLIVALTGSYLTRKGIAQALVKPKKKDGEYQEKEVYLNWFDDI, encoded by the coding sequence ATGGCGGCTATATCCTCGTGTGGTGTAGGGCAGAAGAACGCAGATCATGATGCTTACTTTAAAAAGGCGATCACCTATGCCAGGCACATGCCTACGGATAGGGTAGCACAGCAGGCGGTTCCGTATGTCGACTCGGTTTATCGCAATTTTAAAGGCAGGATAAGCACCGCTGATTTAGCTCAGCTATATGATTTTAAAAGCAACCATTACCTGTACATAGTGGGTAATTATACCCGCGCCATGCTATATGCCGATAGTATGTTATATATACTTCAACCTTACAGTGGCGAAAAAAATTACAACCTTGCATATGCTACGGCTTGTTTAAACAAGGGTAACGTACTGTACAGCCAAAAGTATTACTCATCGGCCTATGGCTGGTATTACCGGGGCAAAAGCAGTTTGCAAATGCAGGAGGATAGCTGCTCGTACAACCAATACATGTCTAAGGTTAGCGCCAGCCTTGGGCAGGTATGTTACGACCAGGGTAAGTATAAACAATCTGTACGTTTTTGGCTCGAGGCGCTCAATAAAATGAGTTGCGAAAAAGAGTACGATGCTTTTTATTTAACGCAAGGCTGGTATGATAACATAGGTTTGGCCTATCGTAACCTGCACCGGCCCGATGAAGCTATACGCTATTTTGAAAAAGCCATTACCTTGTTAAAGGCCGGAGAGCTAAAGTATACCGACAAAAAAAGCTTTATACAAATGGCGCTTGGGTTGGTATATGGTAATGAGGCCGATGCTTATCAACAGAAAGCCATGTATCGTGAGGCTGAACGGGGATACCAGCAAAGCATCAACATCAACTCACAAAAGCATTATATTGCAGGTGATGCCCGGCTAAGCCGTTTAAAACTGGCTGCCATGTATATTAAATTACTGCGCTTTAAAGATGCCCGCGCCCAGTTAGATACCGTTAAACCCATACTCGATAAAACTTACCGCCACGAAATGATGCTTTGGCTGCATACCAACGCCGAGTATTACAAAAATGCTCCGGATGGCAATGCATCAACTGCTTATAATTACCTCAACAGCTATGTTGCTCTAAATGATTCGTTACAGGCCGATCAGCGCATACTGATAGGGGCCGATGTTAAAGGCGAATTTACCCGGCTGCAACAAGAGCATGCCCTCAAAACCGAATCAAAAAACACACGGCTTAACAATTTGCTCATGTACAGCACCATGTTGGTTTTGGTGCTTATTGTAGCTCTCACTGGCTCTTATCTTACGCGCAAGGGCATAGCACAAGCATTGGTTAAGCCTAAGAAGAAGGATGGCGAGTACCAGGAAAAAGAGGTATACCTCAATTGGTTTGATGATATATAA
- a CDS encoding 2-C-methyl-D-erythritol 4-phosphate cytidylyltransferase encodes MLHSPLTTHHSQLTTYAIIVAGGSGTRMQSAVPKQFLLVNELPVLMHTLQAFSRSQYAPKLIVVLPDSHHVYWAQLCIQHHFTLPHDLVSGGPTRFHSVKNGLKLVPDDTLVAVHDAVRPLINPAIIDAAYKQANVQGAVVVAVKSRDSVRQVKGPFTQSLLRDEIYLVQTPQTFKTALLKGAYEYAYQESFTDDASVAEHAGHAIHIVEGSYQNLKITFPEDIVIAELLLK; translated from the coding sequence ATGTTGCATTCACCACTCACCACTCACCACTCACAGCTCACTACTTATGCCATTATTGTGGCTGGAGGTTCGGGCACGCGCATGCAATCGGCAGTGCCTAAGCAGTTTTTACTGGTGAATGAGTTACCGGTGTTAATGCACACTTTACAAGCTTTCAGTAGAAGCCAGTATGCGCCAAAACTGATCGTGGTACTGCCCGACAGCCACCATGTGTATTGGGCACAGTTGTGTATTCAACATCACTTTACCTTACCGCACGACTTAGTGAGCGGAGGCCCCACACGTTTCCATTCGGTAAAAAACGGGTTAAAATTAGTGCCCGATGATACCTTAGTAGCCGTACACGATGCGGTAAGGCCACTCATCAATCCTGCCATTATTGATGCGGCCTACAAACAAGCCAATGTACAGGGTGCGGTGGTTGTAGCCGTAAAAAGCCGCGATTCGGTACGGCAGGTTAAAGGCCCGTTTACCCAAAGCCTGCTGCGCGATGAAATTTACCTGGTACAAACCCCGCAAACCTTTAAAACAGCCCTGTTAAAAGGAGCATATGAATATGCCTACCAGGAAAGCTTTACCGATGACGCGAGCGTAGCCGAACACGCCGGCCATGCCATACATATTGTTGAGGGTAGTTACCAAAATTTAAAAATTACCTTCCCCGAGGATATTGTAATTGCAGAGTTGCTGCTGAAATAG
- the queA gene encoding tRNA preQ1(34) S-adenosylmethionine ribosyltransferase-isomerase QueA, whose protein sequence is MKLSQFKFNLPESLIAHDPSDVRDESRLMVLHRDSGKIEHKIFKDVLDYFDDQDVMILNNTKVFPARMYGNKEKTGATIEVFLLRELNKELRLWDVLVDPARKIRVGNKLYFGDDDLLVAEVVDNTTSRGRTIRFLFDGTDEEFRRNVEILGETPLPKYIKRKATADDKERYQTIFAKNEGAVAAPTAGLHFSRELMKRLELKGVEFAEVTLHVGLGTFRTVEVEDLTKHKMDSEQFIIEQKQADIVNRAIERKKRVCAVGTTSMRTIESAVSANKTLKSANDWTSKFIFPPYEFSIANAMITNFHTPESTLLMMICAFGGYENVMNAYEVAVKEKYRFYSYGDAMLII, encoded by the coding sequence ATGAAGTTATCTCAATTTAAGTTCAATCTCCCCGAATCACTGATTGCCCATGACCCGTCTGACGTTCGCGACGAATCTCGCCTGATGGTGCTGCACCGCGACTCGGGTAAAATTGAGCACAAGATATTCAAGGACGTTTTGGATTATTTTGATGATCAGGATGTCATGATCCTGAACAACACCAAGGTATTTCCGGCCCGTATGTACGGTAACAAGGAAAAAACCGGTGCCACCATTGAAGTATTTTTACTGCGCGAATTAAATAAAGAACTGCGCCTTTGGGACGTTTTGGTTGATCCTGCCCGTAAAATACGCGTAGGTAACAAATTGTACTTTGGCGATGATGACCTGTTGGTTGCCGAGGTGGTAGACAATACTACATCACGCGGCCGTACCATCCGCTTTTTGTTTGACGGTACCGACGAGGAATTTCGCCGTAACGTGGAAATTTTGGGCGAAACCCCGCTTCCTAAATATATCAAGCGTAAAGCAACAGCCGATGATAAAGAGCGTTATCAAACCATCTTTGCTAAAAACGAAGGCGCTGTTGCCGCTCCTACTGCAGGTTTACACTTTAGCCGCGAGCTAATGAAACGCCTTGAACTAAAAGGTGTTGAGTTTGCCGAGGTTACCCTGCACGTTGGTTTAGGCACTTTCCGTACTGTAGAGGTTGAAGATTTAACCAAACACAAAATGGATTCGGAGCAATTTATCATTGAGCAAAAGCAAGCTGATATTGTAAACCGTGCCATTGAGCGTAAAAAACGTGTTTGTGCAGTAGGTACCACTTCAATGCGTACTATTGAGTCGGCAGTTTCGGCCAACAAAACGCTGAAATCGGCTAACGACTGGACCAGCAAATTCATCTTCCCGCCGTACGAGTTTAGCATTGCCAACGCTATGATCACCAACTTCCACACACCAGAATCGACCCTGTTGATGATGATCTGTGCATTTGGCGGTTACGAAAACGTAATGAACGCCTACGAAGTTGCTGTTAAAGAAAAATACCGTTTTTACAGCTACGGCGATGCGATGCTGATTATTTAA
- a CDS encoding HAD family hydrolase — protein sequence MNVKVIAFDADDTLWVNEPYFRQTEEKFCSLFSEFMPMHSIERELLKTEIANLGLYGYGIKGFVLSMVETALAVTAGQINVHAIDRILTLGKEMLNQPIELIEGVEDVLKALQGKYRLVVATKGDLLDQERKLKKSGLSQYFHHIEVMSEKDDASYLKLVKHLDIKPEELLMIGNSLKSDVIPMLHIGGHAIHVPFHITWVHEMVESQVEHHNFKSATHVGEILQYLNS from the coding sequence ATGAATGTTAAAGTTATTGCGTTTGATGCCGATGACACGCTTTGGGTAAACGAGCCCTATTTCAGGCAAACCGAAGAGAAGTTTTGCAGCCTTTTTAGTGAGTTTATGCCCATGCACAGCATCGAACGTGAGTTGCTTAAAACCGAGATTGCCAACCTGGGCCTGTATGGCTATGGCATCAAAGGTTTTGTACTATCTATGGTTGAAACCGCCCTTGCTGTTACCGCCGGGCAAATTAATGTGCACGCTATTGATCGTATACTGACCCTGGGCAAGGAAATGCTTAACCAGCCCATTGAGTTAATTGAAGGTGTGGAAGATGTGTTGAAAGCCCTGCAAGGCAAGTACCGCCTGGTAGTAGCCACCAAAGGCGATTTGCTCGACCAGGAGCGCAAGCTAAAAAAATCGGGCCTGAGCCAATATTTTCATCATATCGAGGTTATGTCTGAAAAAGATGATGCCAGCTATCTTAAACTGGTTAAGCACCTCGATATTAAGCCTGAAGAACTACTCATGATAGGCAATTCCTTAAAATCTGACGTTATACCGATGCTTCATATTGGCGGCCATGCCATACATGTGCCTTTTCATATTACCTGGGTGCACGAAATGGTAGAAAGCCAGGTGGAACACCACAATTTTAAAAGCGCCACTCATGTTGGCGAAATACTACAATACCTTAACTCATGA